ATTGATTTCATATATCAAAATTGATAGAAAAAAATGTTAAAAATTTCTTAATAAAGTTTATGTCATCCCATTAAAAGGCAGTAATTTTGCATACGAATTACAGATGAAAAAAATTATATTTTTTACAGCAGTCAGCACTTTTTTATTAATCGGCTTTACTTCAGTGAAGGCGCAGAAAAGCAACAACGACAAAACGAAAAAGGTTTTATACTTTAATCCCGAGGTAGAACCTGACATTGACGAAATCAAAGAACCCACCAATCAGGCTTTTTTCAGCGCTGTTTCAGACAATTTCAGCAACAGAAAAAACAAAATGCTAAGAGCCGGTGTACAAATCCCTTTTGATACCATTGAAAAACAAACCATCACGGATTATTGTGTCAACAATGACGCTGATTTTGCGGTGGTTCCAAAAGTAAAATATTTTAAAGTCGGTATCGGTAAATATGTATTCTCCAATCAGGTTGTTGTCAGCATGAAGCTTTTTGATGCTGTAGGAAATCTTGTAACAGAAACAGATTATGATACCTATCGTAAAAATATGCGGCTTCTCGGTTCTACTGAAAACTCCATTAAAATAGGAACAGATGGTGCCATTAAGGGGATCCTTAAAAAATTACGTAAGCTTAAATACGCTGAGGGAGTAGAATTGTAATTGGTTTAAAGTTTTATATTCAATGTTTAAAGTTGGACGGTCCTTCATAGTACGTTATTAGTATCAATGGTCAATTCAGCTGCGCTGGTCAATGGTTAATTTTATAACCATAAAAAAATTCACTATTCGCTATTCACCTTTGGCAATTCATATTCAAAATTCTTTTAGTTTTAGTTCATCGTTCATCCTACGTTAGACCTCTTATTTTCCAACAAACACTCGCAACCATCTGATTTATAGTTAAATATTTTCATAAAACAGTGAATAATAAAGTAATTTTTCTTATTTTAGTATGTCCATAATCTAAATCATATGAAAAATTCAAACCTAAAGAAAATCACGAGAGATCAGCAGAAACAGATCAACGGTGGGGCTCTCAAAAGATGCAGTGAAACCGTACCCTGCACTGTAGGATGGTGCTGCAACAGTGTATGTAAACCATATATCTGCATTGAAGCCTGACATTTTTGTTATTATTCATCATTTCAAATGGAATAGTCATGAAAAATCTTAAAAAAATCAACAGAAAAGGACTGCTGCAAATCAATGGTGGCGGTCCCATCAGGAAATGCCAGACCCATACACAGTGTGGATTCGGGGAATGCTGTGAAGGCGGCCAGTGTATGCCCTCCCCTTACCCTTTATGCGGACCTATACTGGAATAATACCAGATATTTTGAAATTTAATTTTTTAACATCCGTTCCCGCGGATGTTTTTTTATTTTCCAATACATTGTTATAACGAATGTTGAACTTTAATTAATCCTTAATTTTATCACTTTGTTGCCCAGTTTTAAAAATTTGAATTATTTTTGCATATCCAAAAATTTCACGTTTTGAATTCCAGAGACGAACTTATCTTAAATCCTGCCGATATTGCCGAAACTCTCAGCGGACTTCCTGCTGACGAGAGGCTGCTGGCATTTTTGAAGGTTCCTAAGGAGTATAAAGCAGAAGTTTTTTCTCATCTTGATCCGGACTTTCAAGAAGATACCATCAGAAGTATTGGAAGCGATGATGTTTCTGAGATTCTGAACGCCATGACGCCGGATGACAGGACTTCCCTTTTTGAGGATTTTCCCGACGAGCTGATCAAGTACTCTATCAACCATCTTAATCCACAGGAAAGAAGAATCGCTTTGAAACTTCTGGGCTACAACTCAGATTCCATTGCCCGCCTGATGACCCCTTATTACATCCAGATCCGTAAGGAATGGACAGTGAAACGATGTCTTCAGCAAATTAAAAAGGTAGGAAAAAGAGTGGAAACCATGAACCACCTGTATGTGGTAGATGAAAGAAACCGTCTTATTGACGATATTGCTTTAGGAAGCCTTCTTTTAGCCGAAGAAGATACCCTGATCTCTGATATCACCGATAATCATTTTGTAGCCATTACCACCACTACTTCCAAGGAAGATGCCGTAACCTATTTTGAAAAGTACGACAGAACTGCATTGCCGATTATTACGGAAGCCGGTGTACTGGTAGGTATCGTAACTATTGATGACATCCTCGATCAGATTGAACAGCAGAACACGGAAGACATCCAGAAATTCGGGGGGCTTGAAGCTTTGGACCTTCCTTATACCCAGACTTCTCTCATAGAAATGGTCAAAAAAAGAGGAACCTGGCTGATTATCCTTTTCTTCTCTGAAATGCTTACCGCTTCGGCGATGGGATATTTTGAAGATGAGATCCAGAAAGCTGTAGTATTGGCTTTATTTGTTCCGTTGATCATTTCCAGTGGAGGAAATTCCGGTTCTCAGGCAGCTACCCTGATCATCAGAGCCATGGCGCTTCAGGAAATAGGATTAAAAGATTGGTGGTATGTAATGAAAAAAGAGATCTTTACCGGACTTTTCCTGGGTGGAATTCTTGGAATCATCGGATTTTTAAGAATTATGGTCTGGCATGAAGCAGGATTTTTCAATTATGGGCAATACTGGCCGTTTGTAGGACTAAGCGTGGGCGTTTCCTTGGTGATGATTGTACTTTGGGGAACACTTTCCGGTTCTATGGTTCCTTTTATTCTTAAAAAATTAAACCTTGACCCTGCTACTTCTTCTGCTCCTTTTGTGGCAACTTTAGTAGATGTAACGGGGCTTATCATTTATTTTTCTGTAGCCGGACTTTTCCTGACCGGAAAACTTTTGTAATTTAGGCAGACAAAGTCTGATTATGAAAATTGTTTCTCTTGTTCCTTCTATCACAGAAGCATTGTTTGATCTGGGCCTCACCGAAAATGAAGTTGTTGGCAGAACTAAATTCTGTATTCATCCACAGGATAAAATAAAAGATGTAACCATCATTGGTGGAACAAAAAACATCAATATTGAAAAAATAAAATCTTTACAACCTGACCTGATCCTTGCCAACAAGGAAGAAAATATCAAGGAACAGGTAGAAGCTTTAATGGATGATTTCAAGGTAATGGTAACCAATGTTGAAACTATTGAAGACAATTATTATCTCTTAAAAAACCTTGGAAAACTTCTGAACCAGGAAGAAAGAGCTCAACTTTTCAATCTTAAAATCTACGATATTCTCAATCAGTCAAAACTTGATACTCCGGTAAAGGCAGCCTATCTTATCTGGAAAAACCCTTATATGACTATTGGTTCTGATACTTTTATTCATAAAATCATGTCCGAAATCGGTTTTGAAAATATTTTCAAAGATAAAACCCGCTATCCTGAAATCAGAACGGAAGATCTGGCAGATGCAGATGTGATTATGCTGTCTTCAGAGCCTTTTCCATTCAAAGAAAAACATATTGAGGAGCTGAAAGCATTTTACCCTGATAAAAAGATTATGATTGTAGATGGGGAAGCCTTTTCATGGTATGGAACGCATATCGCTAAGTGTGAAGCTTATTTTAAAGAATTAATAGAAGAAATCCGTACAGTACAGAACTTATCCTGAAATTTTTATGTTTCCACAGCTTTTGAGGATGCTTCCGATTTTCAGCTCAATGGTTGGTAAGTGCAAAGCCACAAATTGTTTTTTATTGCTGTGGTATAAGACACCTGGATTTTATCAGAGATAAGATTTTATAATGTTGATTTTTGTTGAATATTATTTCCCACAGATTTTGCAGATCTTACTCAGTACATGTTATGCATACAATAAAAAAGTTCCGATTGGTGGACCGGAACTGTATGTTGATATTTATTCTGTTTTTACAAAATTTTGGAAACTTCGTTGCAAAGCCATTCTAAGAGTTCCCGGTCTTCGGCTGTAAACGGATTGATCTTATGAGAATCAATGTCGATCTGACCAATGTTTTTCCCGTCTTTGAAAATAGGAACTACAATTTCTGCTTTTGTATCAATTGAACAGCTTAAGTAATTACTTTCCTGGTGAACATCAGGAACTACAAATGTTTCATTGGAAACAGCAACCTGCCCGCAGATCCCTTTTCCGTAAGGAATAATGATATGATCGGTAGGTGCTCCTACGTAAGGTCCTAAGATCAGCTCATCCTTATCTCCGTTTTTAAAATAAAATCCGGTCCAGTTGAAATAGGAAATCTCCTGATCCAGCAGGTGACATACTTTCTGCAGTTTTTCTTCTGTATTATGCTTGGGACTTTCAAGAATGGACGAAAGTCTTTTCTTTAATTCTGACATTGTATTGATGTTTTTAAGAGAATTGTTTTAGGGAAAGTTCTTCTTTGTATCCGAACATTCCACGGTCTTTTATCATTTCTGCAACGCCATCAGGAACCTGGTTTTCCCAGCCTTTGACACAGCATGCAATTTTTCTTAATATTTCTCTTGAATAGATCTCTAAAAATTCCGGATTGTAGTTGGTAATATCTACGATACGGTTATTATGTTTGAAATATTTATAGAGTTCTTTTAAGTTTTCTTCTACTTTAAGGTTAGATGCATCAAGCAGTTCATGGGTTTCAGGATCTTTATACGGATACAGATACACTCTCATTCCGTTTCTGAAGAATTTCCCGAAAGCCTCCAGAATTCCACCCGACATATCTTTGTAATACTTTTCATCAAATACCATCAAAAGGTTGTTTACGCCCATCGCAACACCAATATCTCCTGTAGTGTAAGAAGCAAAGTAATCAATCAGTCTGTAATATTCTGAGAAGTTGGAAATAATAACGGTATATCCTAATTTACCGAGGATATCTACCCTGTCGAGGAAATCCCGTTCGTCAATATCCCCGTCTGCCCTAAGGTTTGAAATGGTGATTTCAATAAGTACTTCTGTTTCTTCATGGGTACAGGTGGCATCTTTCAAAAACATATCCAGACCGTTCTGAAGCATATCGATATTTACTTTTGTAACGGGTCTGAAACTTCCTCGTACCGCAAATATGTTTTTCTTGTACAACACATCGGCAGGAAGCATATTATTCCCCTCGGAATTGAAGATCACAGCATCTGTCATCCCGTTTTTAACGAGCTGCAGAGACATGAGCCTGTTGTCTACATAAGCAAACGCAGGGCCGTTGAAATCGATCATGTCAATTTCCAGATTATCTTTTGCGATATCGTCGTATAGAGACTCGATCAGGGTTCTTGGATTATCAAAATAATTGAAGGCACCAAAAATAAGATTTACTCCAAGATTCCCTAAAGTTTCCTGTTGTAAAGTAGCATCATTTTCCTTGAATTTCACATGGATCACGATCTCGTTGTAATCTTCATTTTCTTTTACCTGAAAACGGATTCCTACCCAGCCGTGGCCTTTGATGGTTTTATCGAAATTGATCGTCGTTACCGTATTGGCATAGGAAAAAAACTTTCTATTGGGATTATTTTCCCTTGAAATACGTTCTTCAATTAATGCTACTTCATAACGCAGCATTTTACGAAGTCTGTTCTGGGTAACATATCTGTTTTTTACCTCTTTTCCGTAGATCGCATCACTAAAATCTTTGTCGTAAGCAGACATCGCTTTAGCAATTGTACCAGAAGCTCCCCCTGCTCTAAAAAAATGTCGAACGGTTTCCTGTCCTGCTCCAATTTCTGCGAAAGTACCATAAATACTAGGATCTAGATTAATTGTTAATGCTTTTTGCTTAGGAGTTAATTTCTGATACATTAGGACGTCAAATTTTTCGTAAATTTACCAAAATTAAACCAACCTCAAAAGAAAATGAAGTTGAAATTTTTAGGAACCGGAACTTCACAGGGTGTGCCCGTCATAGGCTGTACCTGCGAAGTATGCACTTCCAAAAATCCCAAAGATCAACGTTTCCGCTCTTCTGTGATGATCACTACAGAAGAAAATAAAAAAATCCTGATCGACTGCGGTCCGGATTTCAGGCAGCAGATGCTGATTAACCATGAAAACCATGTGGATATTGCACTGATCACCCATGAGCATAATGACCATGTAATCGGGCTTGATGATATGCGTCCGCTGATCTTCAAAAGCGGAAAAGATGTTCCTCTTTACTGCTATCCAAGAGTAGCCCACGAAATCAAAAACCGTTTCCCTTACGCATTTGCTGATGTAAGGTATCCCGGTGCACCTGCATTTGAGCTTCATGAAATCGAAAACCAGCCTTTTCATGTTCTGGATACGGAAATCACTCCTGTTGAGGTGATTCATTATAAAATTACGGTCTTCGGATATAAATTTAAAAAGCTGGCTTATATTACAGATGCCGGTTTTATTTCAGAGACAGAAAAGGAAAAGTTAAAAAACCTGGATGTGCTGATCCTAAATTGTATCAGAAAATTTGATCCGCATCCTGCCCATTTTATCCTTCCGGACGTGATCAATCTGTTTGAGGAGCTGAAACCTAAACAATTATTTTTAACCCACATCAGCCATCACCTCGGACTGCATGATGTTGAAGATAAGCAGCTTCCATCCGGAATGCACCTTGCCTACGACGGACTGGAAATTGAATTTTAAAAATTTTCCTCCAAAAAGCTTTCGGACATTAAAAAAAGTTTCTATATTTGCACACCGATTTACAGCAGCCCAGGTGGCGGAATTGGTAGACGCGCTGGTCTCAAACACCAGTTCTTAGGAGTACCGGTTCGATCCCGGTCCTGGGTACAAGACCGGAAAGAGGTGATAATTCACTTTCTTTCCGGTTTTTTTTCGTGCCTAACTCATTGTTTATCTGATATATATAAGAGAGCAAAACATTGGGCCGGGTGGTTCGATAATGATTTTTTGAAAATTGCAATTTTTCAGGAAATATCGAACCAATTATTTTACGTTTTACCTCGATATCCCCATCAGTATACACTTTCCCGAGGTCTACTAGGTTCGATAATGCTTGGTCTAGTAGTTTTTGAAAATCTATTTTCTTATTATCTTTTCCTTTAGTTAATTTAGCTTCGAGCTTTTCAATTTGCCTTTTACAGTCGGTCTTAATTTCAAGATAATCTTCATCATCAATTACCTCCTGCATCAGTTTATTTCTTGCCTGTTTCAATCTGCTGTTTAAACGATCTATATCTAATAGAATTGCTTTCCTTTCTTTTGGGGGATTATTGATTAATTTTTCAAAATTTCGCTCCAGCACCTTTTTCAAATAATTTTTTATAGATGCACGCATTTCCAATGACTGCAATATCTCTAAAAATTTAGAATTTAGAATTTCAGATTTGTAACGGTATGAACACGGAGACTTGCAATGGTAATAATAATATTTATTTCCCGAACGTCCCGTAGATGCACTACCGGTAACCAAATGACCACATTCTGGACAAACTAGAAAACCTCGTAACGGTAAATTATCGTCAGACAATATTTTTACGTTGGGTCTGGCTGGATTGACATTTCCATCCATTATACATTGAACTTTTTCGAATAATTCTTCACTGATCAAAGGCTCATGAATACTTGTAACAAAATGAGCCTCCTCTTCATTGAATTGTTCCACGTAAATTTTCCCACAATATGCAGTATTGCGTAAACTAGCAAGAAAGGCACTTATCTTAACTGACTTTCCTTCCTTTCTGTTCATCATATCCATTATCTGGCTCGCTGAATATACGCCTTTGGACATTTCGTTAAATGCCCACTGCATGTTAGAAGCTTCCGGTTCCTTCGGGGTTACATACTTTTTTCCATTCTCCGTTATTCTGTTAACATAGCCGTAAGGTGCCCTTCCCATTAATCTGCCTTCTTTTTTAGCACGGCGCATTCCATAATAAGTATTCAAAGCGCGCCTGTCGTTTTCAACTTCTGGCGCAGCAAGATATATAGCCAACATCATTTTATTTTCTGGAATTGAAAGATCTAAAGGTTGTTCAATGGCCTGCGGTTCTACGTTAATTTTCCTAAGTATATTAATCATTTGATAAGCATCTCCAGCATTCCTGCTGAAGCGATCCCATTTTGTAAAAAGCAGCAGATTTGTTTTTGAGCTTTTTCTCTTAAGTGTATCCAATAATTTGATCCACTCTGGTCTATTAAAGGTCTTTGCTGAATAATCTTCATAAATGATTTGACCAATTGTAATGCTATTGTTTTCACAGTAACGTTTCAATCGTTCCTCCTGATCTCTTTGCGAGTATCCCTTATCTGCTTGCTCATCAGTTGACACACGAATATATAAGTCGGCTTTTTTCATATATAAATCTTAGAAAATATTATTGTTCTAAAAAATTCTCAATTGTAATTTTTAAGATCATCGTCAGAAAGCTTAAAATATCTTTCGCCTCTTCAATGCTTAACTCAGTTCCCTCCTCTTCTTTAAAAATTTTGATAATCTCCTCAACGGTTATATTACTAATTTCAACTTTCTTCTTCATACCAATACTTTTTAATAAAAGTATTGGACAACTGTTCTGAAAGTAAACCCAGACACTTATCTGATGTATTTGGCTTTTAAATATAAATGTGTGACGCTTAAAAACACCTAAAATCAAGCGAAACACTTAACATCCACCATCAGGTAACAAAAATTTTATTTGCAAAAGATGTGATTACGTTTAAATTTATTTTTTAAGTGCAACAAGAGAAAATTGATGCAAAGAAATTCATCATTCTTAGATTCAACTAAAATACAAATAAAATCAACAATGTTAACTTAAACATTTATTTCATATACAAAAACAGGTTATTGACTGTTATTAGACTTAATATTTTCCATAATAAAACCGGTAAAAAGGCAGCTAAGGTATTGTTGTCAGCCATCTGCTAATCCCACCAAAAGACTACGGCATAAACGGTTTCCTCCCTGAAGGTACCCTCCAATTATTCCGTTTCCTTTTGGTTTTTATTCTTTGTCAACACTTCATATCTGCTTTCTTTTTTCCGGTTTTTCTTTTGAAAAATATTCAGCGAAGCCTGAAAGGCTTTAAGGAATAAGCTGGGGAAGGGATGGGAACATATCTAAAATATAACAGGTACGGGAAACTCAAGTCTCTGCCGTACAAGAGCAATCACATGGATTTTAATATTGTCAATGAAATAAAATTAATCTACTCACGAAAAGGAAATTCTGAGAAATTAATAAGCTGTTCACGTGCTGCCGTTGATGTATTTCGTCAATACTTTGACTCTGATGAAATAGATTATAGAGAATCATTCTTTGCATTGTACCTAAATCAGGCAAACAAAGTTTTAGGTATCAAGAAAATATCTGAATCCGGTATTACCTCAACAATAGTTGATGTAAGAATTATTATGCAAGCAGCCCTATTGTGCAATGCAACTGCCATTATAGTAGCACATAATCACCCCTCAGGAAATTTAAAACCCTCAGCGGAAGATTTAAAAATTACTCTGAGCATAAAAAGTGCATCAGAATTTTTAAATATTAAATTATTAGATCATTGTATTTTAACTTCAACAGATTATATGTCGTTTGCCGATGAAGGACATCTTTGAATAAGTTTTACAATTACTAGAATAAGCGACAATTCTTCATTGTCGCTTATTTAAAATTTGACGAAAAGACAATTCCTTCCCTTGGTCGGAAAAGTCTTTTCGCGCATCTTGAGGAGTAACCCTATTGAAAAATTAGCTTAGATCAATTTTCTCAAAAAGGTTACAGGTAAATGGTAAGGTTATCCGCTATAACCTTATATGTAAAAACAAAAGGCCATTTCTGATGAAATAGCCTGAAATTTTAAATGATGATTTCTTATAAAGTTCCTATACTTTGAGGATTAAACTGGAAATTCACTTCCTGCTTATTACCCATATTATCCGAAATCCAAATATCAAAACTTTGAGAGACTGAAGATTCGGAAGTATAGTATAATCTGAATTCCTTTTTACTTAGTGGATAGAAATCATTAGGGACAAAGGATGGATTGTCAAATAACCGCAAACTTCCAACCCCTTCAGACTGAAAATATCGTATCGAGTAAGTAGTACCCGCATAATTCCCACCCGGAATAATACGGCATCTGATCTCTATAGTTTCACCTTTAGAAATGTATTTCTGAACAGGCATCACCTCTACCTCAAAAGGAAAATTCTGCTGAATTTCCAAATTATCCTTCTCACATGATTGTATAAGTAATAAGATCATCACTGGAATGATGAAACACCCTAACAATAATTTAAATTTATGATTAAGTATATATTGCATTTCATATTATTTTTAAAAATTACATCTTATTCCAACACCAAATAGAGCATGTAACTGCGCCATCTGACTATTTTTCAAATAGCGAAGTTGTCCGTTGACCAGAAAGACCAAATGCGGTGTCAGATAGCTTTCAATAGACAACTTACCATTTACTCCATAAATAAAGTTATCTGTTACAGTAAGCATTGAACCGTCATACAGCAATTCATTGCCTTTATTAATCTGTTCATAACCTGCCAGACCGCCAATTCCCAAATTAAGATTGACATTTCTCATAATATCCCCCCATATATAAAAACTGTATCCTCCATTGAACAGAAACATTTCTATCGGGATTTCGTAGTTGGCATACTCATGATAATTTCTGCTATATTCTGCCAGCCCAAACAAATAATTCCCGTTCTTTCCATAAGAAATAAGCCCTGCTGTTAAAACATAATTTTGTTTTTTGGGAGAACTAGGATATATAGAATAGGATATTTCAAATCCTTTTTGCTTCGGAGTCATCTGCTGTGCAAATGACTTTGAACTCACTGTTAAAACGAAAAGCATTGCTATCAATAATCTGTTCATCTTAGTTGGTTTTAAAATTTAAACTATTGATCGGTTTCGCATGGATCAGTTCCTTATTCTCAAGCTGAATTTTTTGGTGCCGTCCTCCGTTTCTTTCAAGAATTTCAATCTCCAAAACCTGATCCTCTAACAAAGTGAATTGCTCCAGTAAATAAACTCCTATAAGATTGGAATGGCGAGTTGCAGTCACAGAAGGAGTGTAAACTCTAATTGGTTCCAACAACTTATCCTGAATAACGGTTCTCTTTAAATTCTTCTTATCTGCAATTTTAAAATTGATTAAATCAATATGATAAGCTATATTGCTGCTGTTATCAACCTGTAAGGTAAAGTAGAATTTATTGTCACTCACGTGTAATGCACGGACAGAAAACTGAATACCGAAGCTCTTTGACGCAATATGTTTAATGGTTTTTCGGCTCTTTCGATACAGGCTTTCCATAATCAATTCTGTAAGTGATGAAGAGCTTCCTTTGAGATCTTCAAAAAGTACATCGGTTGAATATTCCCTTTCAATGCTTCTCTGCATCTTGACAAGATCGTAACTGAGGATATCAGGATATGCACTGTAAAAGACATCAAAACTGTAAAATTTTCCATCTTCTGTAATGACTGAAAAATTGGTTTCTTCTTCAAAATCCCTGACGGCCGACTTAACCCGAAGAACATTTCCGATAGGTTCTGCTTTATTAGCAACCAAAAGATCGCTTCCCAGATCAACGTATTTAATTGTGGAAGGAAAAATCACATGAGTGGTTTTACTGTAAGTCACTTGCATCCTGAAAGGTTCCAGCTTTGCCCCTTCCAATGAAACATAGGTCATCACGGAATCCTGACCAAATGCTCTGCTTATAAACAGCAGAAACAGAATAATGAGAATATAACGGCTCTTTAGTGTATTCATTTTTTAATTTTTTGATTAATTATTTTTGGGTACCAGCAAGACCTGATGGCCTGCTTTTACAGTTACTTTTAGCTGCCGCACCCTTTTTTGAAAATAACCAGACAACCCTTGTACAACACCCCTGCTTAAATCGGCAGCAACCTGCTGTCCTGCTGATTGGGTCATCATAATGTTGGTACCGGAAGCCTGGCTCATATTGGCAACAACATCGCTGACCGCATTTTGCTCCGGTGAATACGGAACATATAACCCCAATTGCCCATCATTATCGTAGATATTGATTTCTACAGGATAGACGCTGCCTTTATATTGAATGGAGGATATTGTTAACTGAAGTCGCCCACCCTGAAATTTACCTGAAGCGATAAGCAAACTACCCGGAGGAAGTTCTGTACGCCCTAGCTGCAACGCCTCTATCAGTCTTATGGATAGTGTACTTTCATTGACTATGGTCTTAGTCTCATAGATAATACCTTGTATCGCATTTTTAGATTGACCTGAAATTACAGTCTCATTTTGAGCATTATAAAACCTATTTTGATTCAAACCTGCAACAAAAGCACTGTCTGACATCTCTCTGTATAATGAGGAAACAATATTGGAATATGCAGGTCTTACTGAAGTCAGTTTAACTTTCTTTTCAGTAGATTTGTTAGGCTCTTCTTTTGGTGCAGACTCTTCCTCTCTTGGAGTTGTCGGAAGGTATTTGGCTGCCATCTGATACGATTTTTCCATTAGTTCTAACTGATCGTTCATTCCAAGACCTGCTGGAATAGGGTTGTTCTGCATCGCCTCATTTTTTAATCTTGAGATTTCTTTCCTTAGATTATTGACTTCCTGATCATCTCTGCCATAGAAAGAACTCAATGTCTGCTGTGCACTGCGATAACTGTTTATAGCATTCTGATCGGATTGTTGAAGAGTACTCTTATTAGATATTAAAGCAGAAGTATTCCCATTCGAATTTAAAGTACTCTGGTCATTCCAATAGTCCGATAAAGTGGTTATTGTATTTCTTTTCTCTTCATTTTTTTGCTCCAAGAGTTGTTGCTCGTAAGCCTTTTGCTTATCCGACTGCAACTGTCCATCCTTTGCTTGTGGAATAACGGCATTAAAACCTGCTTCTTCAACTAGGGTATTATTGGATTTTGGTTTAAAAATAAGGTAAAAGCAAGTTGCGCAAATGGCAGCCATCAGGAAATAAAAAACCGGCTTCTTCACTTTCTCCCATTGGGCTTTGGGATGGTCACTCAATTCATTGGAATTTTGAGGAAGATCATTTTCTGTGATTTTAATTTTATCTGAATCTTTCATGCTCTATTTTTTTGTTGGTGAGTGTACTATATCATAATATCCTGATCCTTTTCCGGTAGTCTTCTTAGAAATTCCGTCAATATGATTGATAGACATGGTATTCCTTCTTTGACCTGTCGAAATAAAGACGTTGATAATGACAATGATTGTTAGAAGAACATAACCACCAAAGAAAACTTTGGTTAACAATCTTTGCTTCGCTATAGGAAGAACCTTCCAATGATTTTCCATCTTTAAAACATAATGTTCGATTGTATCTCTTAATTTTTTCATTACGGTCAGGTTAGCGTTCA
This region of Chryseobacterium vaccae genomic DNA includes:
- a CDS encoding GAF domain-containing protein, yielding MSELKKRLSSILESPKHNTEEKLQKVCHLLDQEISYFNWTGFYFKNGDKDELILGPYVGAPTDHIIIPYGKGICGQVAVSNETFVVPDVHQESNYLSCSIDTKAEIVVPIFKDGKNIGQIDIDSHKINPFTAEDRELLEWLCNEVSKIL
- a CDS encoding MBL fold metallo-hydrolase, encoding MKLKFLGTGTSQGVPVIGCTCEVCTSKNPKDQRFRSSVMITTEENKKILIDCGPDFRQQMLINHENHVDIALITHEHNDHVIGLDDMRPLIFKSGKDVPLYCYPRVAHEIKNRFPYAFADVRYPGAPAFELHEIENQPFHVLDTEITPVEVIHYKITVFGYKFKKLAYITDAGFISETEKEKLKNLDVLILNCIRKFDPHPAHFILPDVINLFEELKPKQLFLTHISHHLGLHDVEDKQLPSGMHLAYDGLEIEF
- a CDS encoding pyruvate decarboxylase, which gives rise to MKKIIFFTAVSTFLLIGFTSVKAQKSNNDKTKKVLYFNPEVEPDIDEIKEPTNQAFFSAVSDNFSNRKNKMLRAGVQIPFDTIEKQTITDYCVNNDADFAVVPKVKYFKVGIGKYVFSNQVVVSMKLFDAVGNLVTETDYDTYRKNMRLLGSTENSIKIGTDGAIKGILKKLRKLKYAEGVEL
- a CDS encoding TonB-dependent receptor encodes the protein MYQKLTPKQKALTINLDPSIYGTFAEIGAGQETVRHFFRAGGASGTIAKAMSAYDKDFSDAIYGKEVKNRYVTQNRLRKMLRYEVALIEERISRENNPNRKFFSYANTVTTINFDKTIKGHGWVGIRFQVKENEDYNEIVIHVKFKENDATLQQETLGNLGVNLIFGAFNYFDNPRTLIESLYDDIAKDNLEIDMIDFNGPAFAYVDNRLMSLQLVKNGMTDAVIFNSEGNNMLPADVLYKKNIFAVRGSFRPVTKVNIDMLQNGLDMFLKDATCTHEETEVLIEITISNLRADGDIDERDFLDRVDILGKLGYTVIISNFSEYYRLIDYFASYTTGDIGVAMGVNNLLMVFDEKYYKDMSGGILEAFGKFFRNGMRVYLYPYKDPETHELLDASNLKVEENLKELYKYFKHNNRIVDITNYNPEFLEIYSREILRKIACCVKGWENQVPDGVAEMIKDRGMFGYKEELSLKQFS
- the mgtE gene encoding magnesium transporter translates to MNSRDELILNPADIAETLSGLPADERLLAFLKVPKEYKAEVFSHLDPDFQEDTIRSIGSDDVSEILNAMTPDDRTSLFEDFPDELIKYSINHLNPQERRIALKLLGYNSDSIARLMTPYYIQIRKEWTVKRCLQQIKKVGKRVETMNHLYVVDERNRLIDDIALGSLLLAEEDTLISDITDNHFVAITTTTSKEDAVTYFEKYDRTALPIITEAGVLVGIVTIDDILDQIEQQNTEDIQKFGGLEALDLPYTQTSLIEMVKKRGTWLIILFFSEMLTASAMGYFEDEIQKAVVLALFVPLIISSGGNSGSQAATLIIRAMALQEIGLKDWWYVMKKEIFTGLFLGGILGIIGFLRIMVWHEAGFFNYGQYWPFVGLSVGVSLVMIVLWGTLSGSMVPFILKKLNLDPATSSAPFVATLVDVTGLIIYFSVAGLFLTGKLL
- a CDS encoding ABC transporter substrate-binding protein: MKIVSLVPSITEALFDLGLTENEVVGRTKFCIHPQDKIKDVTIIGGTKNINIEKIKSLQPDLILANKEENIKEQVEALMDDFKVMVTNVETIEDNYYLLKNLGKLLNQEERAQLFNLKIYDILNQSKLDTPVKAAYLIWKNPYMTIGSDTFIHKIMSEIGFENIFKDKTRYPEIRTEDLADADVIMLSSEPFPFKEKHIEELKAFYPDKKIMIVDGEAFSWYGTHIAKCEAYFKELIEEIRTVQNLS
- a CDS encoding bacteriocin-like protein; protein product: MKNSNLKKITRDQQKQINGGALKRCSETVPCTVGWCCNSVCKPYICIEA
- a CDS encoding recombinase family protein is translated as MKKADLYIRVSTDEQADKGYSQRDQEERLKRYCENNSITIGQIIYEDYSAKTFNRPEWIKLLDTLKRKSSKTNLLLFTKWDRFSRNAGDAYQMINILRKINVEPQAIEQPLDLSIPENKMMLAIYLAAPEVENDRRALNTYYGMRRAKKEGRLMGRAPYGYVNRITENGKKYVTPKEPEASNMQWAFNEMSKGVYSASQIMDMMNRKEGKSVKISAFLASLRNTAYCGKIYVEQFNEEEAHFVTSIHEPLISEELFEKVQCIMDGNVNPARPNVKILSDDNLPLRGFLVCPECGHLVTGSASTGRSGNKYYYYHCKSPCSYRYKSEILNSKFLEILQSLEMRASIKNYLKKVLERNFEKLINNPPKERKAILLDIDRLNSRLKQARNKLMQEVIDDEDYLEIKTDCKRQIEKLEAKLTKGKDNKKIDFQKLLDQALSNLVDLGKVYTDGDIEVKRKIIGSIFPEKLQFSKNHYRTTRPNVLLSYIYQINNELGTKKNRKESELSPLSGLVPRTGIEPVLLRTGV